In one window of Amblyomma americanum isolate KBUSLIRL-KWMA chromosome 9, ASM5285725v1, whole genome shotgun sequence DNA:
- the LOC144104013 gene encoding uncharacterized protein LOC144104013 gives METNAALRIWNRTESYSTPLKFTTFLSDGDSKAFKAVSTPSVYNGVPITKEVCTNHVPKRLGAALRKLKMPRGQKLTDAVIQNLQTYFQVAITANRGSVQGMYRAVWASFFHSCSTDAAKSHKFCPDGEDSWCKFKRAEALGQAAPAHTPILTNSQGKAMLPTNKRLTDEQLLVV, from the coding sequence ATGGAAACAAATGCTGCTCTGAGGATATGGAATAGGACAGAGTCCTACAGCACTCCCCTGAAATTCACAACCTTCCTAAGTGACGGAGACAGCAAGGCCTTTAAAGCTGTGTCAACGCCAAGTGTGTATAACGGTGTGCCCATCACAAAAGAGGTCTGCACTAACCACGTTCCCAAGCGGCTTGGGGCTGCACTGCGAAAGCTCAAAATGCCAAGAGGCCAGAAGCTCACAGATGCAGTCATCCAGAACCTGCAAACCTACTTTCAAGTAGCCATCACTGCCAACAGAGGAAGTGTGCAAGGCATGTACCGTGCAGTTTGGGCATCCTTCTTCCACTCATGCTCGACGGATGCAGCCAAGAGCCACAAATTTTGCCCGGATGGAGAGGACTCATGGTGCAAGTTCAAGAGGGCAGAAGCATTGGGTCAGGCAGCCCCAGCACACACCCCCATTCTCACCAACAGCCAGGGCAAGGCTATGCTGCCCACAAACAAGAGGCTTACAGATGAACAACTTCTCGTTGTGTGA